In the genome of Doryrhamphus excisus isolate RoL2022-K1 chromosome 11, RoL_Dexc_1.0, whole genome shotgun sequence, the window TGTGTCACTGGCAGACACAGCCATCAGACAGCATCTGCTCCACCAACACAAATGAATGGATTGCTGATCTTGGCATGAAGGTGCAGCAGAGTGGAGTCTTGCTGGGAGCTACTGGGAAAAAAAGGCCCACTGTGGGACCCAGATGGCATACGGTCTGGGTCGGAGGAGGGAGACGGGATGGCCACGCCTACTTCCTCCACCCCCATCACCCTAAAGAGGAATCTCCAATTGTGAGGCTTCTGGATGCGGGGGGTtacccaaatacagctgggttACAGCATCAAGCATAGAGCATGTGCTCTTAATGGAAAGTGATCACACCCTTTGACCTCAGCTTGTGTCTTTTACAGGCAATAATATGTGCTCGGCTGATGCCTGCAGATTGCTGATTGTCACATGCAGTCTTCTCACTTCTGCTTAACAACTTATAGAATTTTTCAATCCAAAAGAGCACCAGCCTATTTTTAGACCTATTACATCAAGCCCCATTGTTTAACAAGTCACAGTCCCTATAAGTAACCCCATGTATTAGGGGATGGCGGTGCATTGATGTTGACTTTTACCACATGTTTATCTGCGGCTGTGCAGCTCCTCACGCTCGTTGCTAATTAACATGTCAGCCAGAGATAGGGCGGGAGATGGGATCAgctacacacacattcacacactcatttgtaCGATCAATAGGTGTCTGAAGGTAGGCCCCACATATATCACCTTGCCGTGTCCCTTTGTGTCCGCTACGGGTTACAAAGataatgtttgtgtttattaatgGAGGTGAGAGACACAGAAAGATGCAGAGATGCAAATATCTTTCACTGAGGGATAAGGCATCTTTAACTCATGTCATGTGCCACTTTTATTGatagatatttcaagaaacaaatgcatctcagctttgttttGGTGAAAAAGCGTATCAACTTCGGTCTTTGCTTTTCGtcatatgattttattctcataatattttgactttattcccataatgtcatctttttccccatgctaattttccaaaaataacaactttattttaattctcataatattttttttaatatgtcaactttatgctactaaaatcttcctcataatgttacaagttTCTGCTTTTTTAGgactttcttttctcatcagaatacaactttttttgttgtaatattttgattttttccgCATAAAATTACATACGCGGTTATGTATTTCACCTTTCTTCTTGAAAatcttcttctcataattacagctttattccaataatattttgactttattctcataacattgtaactttttccacagtctaaataaaaaaaattacaactttattctttaatttgTTAGTTTCTTGTAGCATTACAACATTAAAAcctgtaaaatgacaacttttttcttaatattttgcagCTCTTGTCCAAATATtgcaaatttttacattttcctttttttttttacattttatttatttatttaaccgtgctgcaggccaataaagAAACAGCCACAGGCTGCAAATGATCGCCCCTGCTTTCAGCCATTAATGCGGCATCCATGTGGATCAATAAAGTGAATGCTGATACTATACCATTCCGTATCAAAAGAGGAGTGTAATGTTAGACTGGTGCTAAATGGTGACATGCTGCTCTCTCACTGAGGAATGTATTGATTTGTCTGTCTAATCTATGTTGATGCCTGATCTATTTGGATGTCACCTGTAGGTTCACATTCCACATGAATAAAAAAGTCTTATATCGGAGGTGCCCGGAGTCAtatctttattctttgttttgcttCTAATGGTATTATGTCTTAAAAcaactttatgcttctaaaatatatttttctctcaGTATATGACAAATTACACATTTCTGATGACCAAGCTTTATTGTATAATTGTAAATTTATTGCAAAATTACTActcttttcttccatttttgcagtttattttatttttagaatgtgccaagtgCCATTAAAAAATCAGCTGTGGgtcgcaaatggcccccggggctcactttggacacatctgtcgcatattttggttttggagatacagtatatgcatgcaaaccaacaggagGCGCCAAAGGTCTTTCCCAAGCAAGTAACCTGAGTAACCTTTTCCCTCCAATAACATGGAAAGATGCAGACGTgacgtaaaaaaaatgttatatttgtcacaacaaaaaacatctcTGTTAGTAATTAtagttaattataataatttcgTTAATttgaggctgcatggcggagagtggttagcatgcaggcctcacagctaggagacccgagttcaattccaccctcggccatctctgtgtggagtttgcatgttctccccgtgcatgcgtgtgttttctccgggtactccggtttcctcccacattccaaaaacatgctaggttaattggtgactccaaattgtccataggtatgaatgtgagtgtgaatggttgtttgtctatatgtgtcctgtgattggctggcgaccagtccagggtgtaccctgcctctcgtccgaagacagcaccCTGGCGACCCTCATCAgtagaagtggtagaaaatgaataaatgaatgaataattaatctgACTGGCAATTTGGTTTTATTAAGCTATACAATGTTGATCAATTGAAGACATGAAATTGTCAAGCAGCTGAGAAAAGCTTCTACTAAACATTCCTAAAAGCCACCTCAATAAGTTtcccattttgactttttaaaagtgCAATGACCAGGTATCATGTCGGATATTTTGTTCTCCTTTGCAGATCTTTCCAAGAATCGTCTTTCAGAAGTCCCTCCAGAAGTGTGTCTCTTCGCCCCCCTCGAATCCCTCAATCTCTATCACAATTGTATCAAATGCATCCCAGAAGCCATCATCAACCTACAGATGCTGACTTATCTTGACATCAGGTGCTCACGCCACACTTGTCCACGTCAGATATCATGCTTTATAAACACGGTGTATTTAATACTGAAAGTAGAGTATATAAACTAATACTGTGTTTCTCTTCAGCCGGAATCTCATTTCCATTTTGCCCAAACACCTGTTCAACCTCCCCCTCAAAGTTCTACTTGTGAGCAACAATAAGCTAGTGTCCATCCCGGAAGAGATCGGCAAAGCCAAAGAACTGATGGAACTAGtaagcagaatttttttttgtctctttatAAGCAAatactgtgtttgtttgtgttaacATTCCACTCTGTCTCCCCCTGCAGGATGTCAGCTGTAATGAGATCCAGGTGTTGCCTGCTCAGGTGGGGTGTCTCCAAGCCTTACGAGAACTAAACATTCGGAAAAATTGTCTGCAGATGCTACCTGAAGGTCAGTGCATCACTCCTGACATTGTGTTGTATTACTAGAGTGGGTGGACTTTGactttaagataagataagataagatatgcctttattcgtccctcagtgggggaatttgcattgcacagcagcaagagtacagaatcagttaagcagtacaaaatacacaatatagaaaaataaacaatataaacaacccaagtattaacaaaatcaacagtttttcccagagttatatacaatacagtatgtagataatatgaaacgagatcagatatatgaccagtctatacactgagatcttgatagtgagttaatatgaggcattatggaaatacttcacatagaacttagtatattgcatttacaatataataacatCACCACAGATTGTTTAGCAACATGCCTGTTATTATGGTAGATCTATGAATAGAACTACACTGCATTATATTAAGAGGTGTTAAAAAGGGGAGTATAGTGTTCAAACAGGATAATTGTGGATATGGCTCTCGGTGTACCTCATGaaaagaacaaacaaacaaacaaaacaaaataacctCCCCTTACAGAGTTGGCTGACCTTCCTCTCATTCGACTTGACTTCTCCTGCAATAAGATCACAGAGATTCCAGCAGCTTACAGGAAACTCAGGCAACTGCAGCACATCATTCTAGACAACAATCCTATGCAGTCTCCTCCAGCACAGGTAAGTCTACATTGGTATACCAATCTAGTACAACATCTCCCTCTAGTGGACGGATGACTGCATATCTTGTTCCAGATTTGTCTCAAGGGCAAAGTGCATATATTTAAGTACCTGAACATCCAAGCGTGCAGGTTGGATAAGAAGCCAGACACCCTGGACCTCCCTTCTCTTGGCAAACGTTGCCTTCCACAGCCTCTCACAGACAGGTACtacaacaaaattcaaaagaTTTCAGTACACACATTCATGACATAGCATATCTCCACATGAGTCATTTTCTCCAATATGTCTTTAGCATGGAAGACTTTTATCCAAGTAAGAACCATGGGCCAGACTCTGGAATTGGGAGTGACAATGGTGACAAGAGGCTGTCTACcacagaggtcagaggtcaagtaAATTAATACCTAGAATCCCATAGTGGATAATTCAGTTTACATTCTATGGAGTCATATGAAAAGGCACATGATTCCAATATGAACACACACGAGACAATGCATTCGGTACACCTTCACGCAGTCTACTGGGATCCACGACAAGAGCTGTATCATAAAGTCTGTGTTTACAAGAATAACTTCTTGTTATTGTAAGACCAAGCAGTACTCATAACAAACTGGTCAAGagtccaaacaaagcatccacgcattggtgactcagtctctgtgaagaacggatagtggttcttttacagTTGAGGCACTACAGCACTATCGACACTAGATAGGGGTTTTGACACTAGAACCTCATTTTACATACGTCCCAGTGTTGTTATGATTCGATTTTTGATGACTATTATTGCCAAAAATATGCCTGGTTATGCACTtttcgccaaaagacagctgggataggctccagcatacctgtgaccccaGTGAGTATAAGCAGCATAGAcaaagggtggatggatggttataATACGGCCAAACTATGTCCAAACAAAGCGTGCCTCAGTCTCTGTGAACATAGTGGTTCCGTGGAGCGGgaacaggagaacatgcaaaaaccacatagagatgcccaagcagagattcaaacccaggtcatCGTGTTTGCTATCAGTGTTTGATGCAATAAGAGTGTAATATGAAGTGGAAACGGTTTAAGGGGAACACATTACTGAAAGTGAGCCCAGccagcgaccagtccaaggtgtaccccgcatctcacacaaagtcaaatgggataggctccagcatacatgagaccctggtgaggataagcggcatagaaaatggatggatgtatagagCCCGGCCAGTGTGTGTAATGATAATTGCAAGtctaaattgcccataggtatgaatgtgaatggttgttcccacaataataaacacgaTCAAATGAATAGCTTATTTTTATAAAGGTTTTTGATACAGCTATTGTGTTGAATTTCTCTAATCTAAGGTCAAGTGAATGTATACATGTCCCCAATGTATGTTAGTTACACAATTTCAAGTCAGTCAGTCTTGTACAGTATTTGCATATCATGCAAGCTCACAGACCATCTCTTCTCTGTAGCCTTCAGACGACGACACCGTCAGCCTCCATTCTCAGGTGTCTGAGACAGCTCGTGCCGACGCCCTCTCACTCCTTTCCAAAATGGACTCTTGCAAAGGTTACCAACAATAAATATCCGATTACCCCCCCCTTGAACGCAGTAACCGACACAAGGGGATTATTGAATGAAGtgcctaaaaaaaatatatgtgatcGTTAATGTGATCATCGCGGATGCTTCCTCCCTCTATCAGATCAGGATCTGTATGACTTTATAGAACCCAACCCGGATGAGGATCCTGCTCTGTCAGAGTGTGATGGACAGCAGAACTGTCATGTGTCGTGTATTAAGGTAAGAACcttcacaaaatattaaataatatttgtttacagTACACGGGTTGTGTTGTTACTGTAGTTGTTTCCATTGTGTGTTTCAGGAACTGGAAAAAGTTCTTAACTTATCTCACCAAAGCAAAGACAAAGAGAGCTGGAAAGAGGAGTCGGGGTAAGAAACTGTTATGGAATTTAGTATTTCTTCACCTgggatatttatttatgtaaactGTAATAGGAATGGACATTCTAAAATAGGGGCTGTTCATTCTAAAATTTGTTAAATAACAAGTTCACCCATTGACGAGTAAGGGAGTTGAGGTGCACTCCAAAGTTTTGCAGTGTCCAATTACTTCCACATtataaaaaacatgtaaactaGTAACTGTACTAAATGTAAAGAGACAAAAGATGGCTGCACAGGTCTGTAAGCGTAACATATGATATTTAATACACAGAAAgctcaaatgaaatgaatgctGATAAAACAGTGGCCCACCAGAAagtcttcatcctcctctttcTGCATCATTAAAGCTGTTTTCTTCCACCGTACCATTTACCAGCCAACTGTCCTCCCTGATCTCCTGACACTACTACTTTGTGCCAAGGTCCACCAGCAGAGCCAAAGCCGCTAGGTCAATTGTCTTCAGCCTGATGCCACATTACATGCACCTCTCCACGCAATGTCCATGGTGTTGGCACATGCATGAAGCACAAAATTACTTCTCTAAAGCATACTCAAccacaaattaataataataagccgcagggttcaaagtgtgAGAAAAAGTAGCGGTTTAATCGACCGTGATGATTGGACAGCAAGAGATGTTGGGGCGATGACAGTGGTGATTAAGTATCATATACACTTAGAATGAGgcatttaataataacaataataataataataacaacaataataataataacaacaacaacagcaataatGTGTTGTTGCAGGGGGAATGGTTTATTAGAGACACATAACAGATAATGAACTAGGCCAGTGTGTGTTATGATGGTTGTACCTGCTGCTGAAGTTAACAATATGGATGAAGTAATCAGGTAGTGGCTTCTGCACCGGTCTTCCGCCCTCCGCTGGATTCTATTtcatgggttttccccgggtagtccggtttcctcccacattccaaaaacatgctaggttaattggcgactccaacttgtcaataggtatgaatgtgagtgtgaatggttgtttgtctatatgtgccctgtgattggctggcgaccagtccaggatgtaccccacctctcgcccgaagactgaggctccagcatgcccacgaccctcatgaggataagcggtagaaatgaataaataataatactgtttGTCTAAATGTCTTTTTCATGGTCATGGTACAGCTCGGACAAGGAGCAGCTCcttgaggaggaggatgacgagCTGAAGGAGGTGTTGGATCTGAGGAAGATTGCCGTTCAACTTTtgcagcaggagcagcagaACAGGTACAATATGTGTCTCCTGCATGACATATTGTCATGTATACTGTAGCAACAACACTAAAGCACATTTTAACTCCCCTCCCTGTCCTCTTTCACCTCAGCTGAGCACTAGCAAATCAAATTCTTATCAGTTTTACGTCACTTCACATCAGTTTGCCCTTCATCCTCTCTTTCTGCTCTGTCTCTCCCTTCTTCTCCTTTGCTGGCCGTGTGATAAATGGCCTCTAGACGACGGTCATTAATATGCAGAGCTGAAAGTCTCATTCATCGTCGCAGAGTGACAGGCCGAGCTCACAGGTAGACAGagaggcttttttttaaacaactggAATTAAAAGATAACAAGAGTAAATGTATTTGCTTCTGAATCTTACATGTGCAGTAACATATTGTTATTATGCATTCATGTAATTGTACTTGTATTTGGTCGTGTGTGCAGATTCCTCAGTCACTCTGGGAGCTCCGGCAGCAAAGCCAGACCCCCTCCTCAGCCTCGTAGGTGTGTTACTGTACcacatgtttatatttaatgcTCAGGGATGACTTCTCGTAGTATGCCACTGAATGCATTGTGCTAAGCTAACTGATGAGACTTGtgtcattatattatatcattataagCATGGTTATTGCATATTCCGGGGCAACATCCTGAGGTTAATGGTTGTACCATTCATCCACAACCATCACCTCATGTGCATGGCCTCATGTtgcaaggatctgtacacaCAATGTTTCTGGAAGCTGAAATCATCGCAGTTCCTTTAGTTGAGTACATTTTGCTCATTATAGGATCTCTAGCACAGATAGCTTTATTTCACTTGGTTGCTTGGTTGCAATTCACTGATTGTGTTTTTCTCACAGTGCTTCCTTGGATGAGGGAAGCAGCGGGGCATCAGTGCTCAGTGGACAGGTACAAACTCCTTTCTTTTGAAAGCTCCCTACTCGGGTGTGTATAGTGTATTGCTTGTGCAGACACGCATGTGTTTCCCTTTCCATCAATTGTCCTCTTTTCTTAAATAGCCTTCGTCATCCTGCTCCTTTGATGGCAGCCTGAAGTCGGACCAGTCAGATTCAGAGTCCAAATGGCCTGACGTCCCGCCTGTTCTCAATCAAAATGAAGATCGTAAGAGGAACAAATACCTGAGAAAAGATTATCTCAAGGTGCTTTGGGACATTTCTTCTGACTGAAATAGATAGTTGCTGCGTTCTAGCAGGGGCAATCTCTTATTTCTGTTTTCCTAACTTGGATGAACATTTCCAAGTGTGTCCTAAAACTGATGCCACGCCCTTACATGGAAATCTGTGGAGTTCTTTGAACATAATCCCAACTAGGAACAAAGGATGACAGCGTTTCTCTGCTTTTCATCCACAGTACAAGATACAACTTGTATCTCACCTTTAGCCTACATTTGATTATGTTATCCAAGGGGACAATTTTAACTTGAATATaacttagagtagtcagtgtacagcttgcaaatcatatttatatttatatacacagCAAATAAGTCATTATTATCTGAATTGCTGTCAACGCAAGCAAGAATATTTAGTATACTTAAATCACATATTAACAGCAGTGTAATTCCAACaccattcaattattattataggccACACTGTAACCGAGTGGTTGGCAccttggccacacagtcaggcaatcgggaagacctgggtttgaatctcctcttgggtctggagtttgcatgttctcccccctcctcttgcccgaagtcagctgggataggctccaacaataccaccacgaccctaatgagaataagcatcatagaagatggatgaagggattattttcattatatattaGCATAAcattagtggtttatttggtcccTAAATGCCCTTTTGcgtcaatttgtgggacaataaacattaataaacagatctgcattgttttgtgactcagcTAAATGAAAACgtttgtttgtccagtcatatattttttcattgaacTCTTCTTAAAAGGAATGTTTAAAATCTCGTCTCCAAATCTTCTCCCTGCATTGTGTTtcgtgacacccctaatatTTAGTGTGCGCTAGTACTTTAACCTTCGATGGGTGTGGACTTCACCAGGGCTGCACAGGTTCTAAAACTGCCCTGTGGCCCACTTTCTCAAGGGAAGGGGGGGTCCTGTTTTGCTTCACAGTGTCACGGTGCATGTGACaagacactaccaccaccacgctTGACTGTTGGATAAACACAACTCTCACtaccagctatttagacaatcatgttcattttcagtggatagtaaatatatactgctatacaagctgtacactgactactctaaagtatttTAATAAAAGTAGCTGCTGTAATGGAAGgtgtgtatttaatttattatcacaATTCAAGTATTATTCACTGAACAAAACCTCACCCATATTGAACAGGGTAGAGAATAGTAAATTAGACATTCTCATATCCAACATGTGACTTAAGTTTTTGTTGTCTATCTTGACAGTACAAATGCCAGAGTGCTCGGAAAAGCTGCAGTGGGAATGACGACTGTGAGGTATGCGCTGTAAACGATAACATTAGCGATGACATTAGTTTCCTGTGTTCATCATAAAATTCTTCTTCACATTTATCATTCACGAAAGTCTAATCACTGCCTGAATGACATTCATGTATGTTGTTTTGTCTGCAGGAGAGCTTGCGGAACTCTGATTTTAGCACGACTCTGACTGTCTTTGGACTCAAACCAAGATCAGGTACTGTGCAAACTTGATGTACGAATGTGCACAATTAGACACAAACATAGATTGTTTATGTTGTCATCTGTACAGGAAAGCATGCAAAACACTATCATTCATTCCGTGTTCCAGATATAATAATGTacttataatgtataataatctATAATGAAACACCCTAGTTTTATATGACTTGGTTTTCAATTAAAAGTTTACCTTTGTTCTTGTATACGCTCTTGGTTTTCATAGAAAATTCCGTGTTGTATTTGACCTTTGACACATTGAATGTTGTGATATTAATAAAGATTACTCCCATCATTGCTagtttattcagccatcttggatcacacactTAATACCAAATCTTATGATACTTGGTTTACACAATAGGCGCATTCATTTGCCAAACTCAAATGAGAATATTATACAAACTAGTCAATTTGCGTGCTTGTCATTTTGTGCACTCAAGTACCCAAACAAAGCGAGaatcttttattttaatgtgctgccaacatgtacacatttatagtactcaacatgtaaTTTGActctttaattcattcattcattttctatcgcttatcctcacgagagtcgcagggggtgctggagcctatcccaggcggggtacaccctgaactggtcgccagccaatcacagggcacatatagacaaacaaccattcacactcacattcatacctatggacaattcggagtcaccaattaacctagcatgtttttggaatgtgggaggaaaccggagtacccggagaaaacccacgcatgcacggggagaacatgcaaactccacacagagatggcgagggtggaattgaactcgggtctcctagctgtgaggccgctgtgcagccctgacTATTTAATTTTCTCTCTAATTTCCTGGaatttcctggtttcagtttcaagttcagtctgtacaggacacatgaatgaatatatattatcagtttctctagtaaaTGAAAATGACGGGAATATATTGTTTTCCTCCACATGCATGTGTCACAAAGTCAGGCTAAGGTGGAGTTCTCTGGAAGTGAGGAGGTTTCTGCTGAAACTTAATCAAATACAGCACCTCCCACTTAACAAGAGTTAAGTTAACCGTGGTTTCACTGTTTACACTTCAACATGTTCAACATTAGAACTATTTGTTTTGAAAGTCCCTTAAAGCgaagtgtgtgaatgtgtgtctgtctgttttcttttatgtaataatttgtattactTGGAACCGTTAACAATGCCTCTCTATTAATATCCCAGCCTTCACCCGAGGAAGTCATCAGGAGTTCAGCTCAACGGAACCCAGCTTCACTATGAGGAGAAAAATGGAGCATTTAAGAGAGGAAATTGAGCAGATAGGACTCCTAcgacaggttttttttttttcatttgaaattgtACATTCTGAGGGCCAgtatggttaaaaaaataacaatgatagtACTTTATATTGCCATTTACCTTTGCCAAGCTATTTTgccaattatattattatatatgctaCACAAAAGTAATTACTGTCTAATTGTCTGGAAAATGCTCTCATTCTTGCAGAACATTGAGTCCAGACTGAAGGTGTTGCTTCCCGACGACGTTGGAGCCGCCCTGATGGATGGAGTGGTCCTTTGTCATTTAGCCAATCACATTTGTCCTCGCTCTGTGTCCAGCATCCACGTACCATCACCTGCAGTGGTAAACAGCATTATTACAatcttaatattaataattgttgCATTCTGTGCTAATCCTGTTTCTCTGTTTCCTCCACCAACCAGCCAAAGCTTAGCATGGCGAAATGCCGTAGGAATGTGGAGAACTTCTTGGATGCCTGTAAGAAAATGGGAGTCCCACAGGTAATCAAATGCATGTCTATAAAAATTGTCTTACACATTTTATCTGCcaatcatattatatataacccCTATTCTAAGGCCAGGATAAATGTTTGAATGTTATATAACAGTTAACCACATGCAAATAcaattttccatattttttgcacatttgtggGCCAAAGTAGATCAAATCTATCCTTGTTTTCACAAATAAGGCCACACGTGCCCACACACCcactggtggtgtaatggtacagctgctacaatTTAAGGCAGAGGGTTTAGGTCCGTTCTCCGCCCTGGGGGAGCAAATAAAATTCTGTGTAGGCACCGAATAAATGCCAGTGTCAGCACATCTTTCACACCTTGGTGCAAAAACCATAATAAAGGAACACGTACTTTAGTTTAGGGTCAAATCCATATGCAATCCTGGTTTTGCAAAATAAGCTAACCAGTTGCAGTTAACCAACTTTTTACAtcatatttttgaatatttttggtc includes:
- the lrch2 gene encoding leucine-rich repeat and calponin homology domain-containing protein 2 isoform X2, which produces MASSQGGVGAVTALQTHHCSPHWSPGNSQYQQQQQQHQYQQHQQQQQQQQHHTARSLERALDDAVCSGILNLSGRKLREYPGVSYDLTDTTQADLSKNRLSEVPPEVCLFAPLESLNLYHNCIKCIPEAIINLQMLTYLDISRNLISILPKHLFNLPLKVLLVSNNKLVSIPEEIGKAKELMELDVSCNEIQVLPAQVGCLQALRELNIRKNCLQMLPEELADLPLIRLDFSCNKITEIPAAYRKLRQLQHIILDNNPMQSPPAQICLKGKVHIFKYLNIQACRLDKKPDTLDLPSLGKRCLPQPLTDSMEDFYPSKNHGPDSGIGSDNGDKRLSTTEPSDDDTVSLHSQVSETARADALSLLSKMDSCKEPNPDEDPALSECDGQQNCHVSCIKELEKVLNLSHQSKDKESWKEESGSDKEQLLEEEDDELKEVLDLRKIAVQLLQQEQQNRRRSLICRAESLIHRRRVTGRAHRFLSHSGSSGSKARPPPQPRSASLDEGSSGASVLSGQPSSSCSFDGSLKSDQSDSESKWPDVPPVLNQNEDRKRNKYLRKDYLKYKCQSARKSCSGNDDCEESLRNSDFSTTLTVFGLKPRSAFTRGSHQEFSSTEPSFTMRRKMEHLREEIEQIGLLRQNIESRLKVLLPDDVGAALMDGVVLCHLANHICPRSVSSIHVPSPAVPKLSMAKCRRNVENFLDACKKMGVPQDQLCLPHHILEERGLVKVGETVQALLDLPAMKPTQLSAA
- the lrch2 gene encoding leucine-rich repeat and calponin homology domain-containing protein 2 isoform X3, which translates into the protein MASSQGGVGAVTALQTHHCSPHWSPGNSQYQQQQQQHQYQQHQQQQQQQQHHTARSLERALDDAVCSGILNLSGRKLREYPGVSYDLTDTTQADLSKNRLSEVPPEVCLFAPLESLNLYHNCIKCIPEAIINLQMLTYLDISRNLISILPKHLFNLPLKVLLVSNNKLVSIPEEIGKAKELMELDVSCNEIQVLPAQVGCLQALRELNIRKNCLQMLPEELADLPLIRLDFSCNKITEIPAAYRKLRQLQHIILDNNPMQSPPAQICLKGKVHIFKYLNIQACRLDKKPDTLDLPSLGKRCLPQPLTDSMEDFYPSKNHGPDSGIGSDNGDKRLSTTEPSDDDTVSLHSQVSETARADALSLLSKMDSCKDQDLYDFIEPNPDEDPALSECDGQQNCHVSCIKELEKVLNLSHQSKDKESWKEESGSDKEQLLEEEDDELKEVLDLRKIAVQLLQQEQQNRRRSLICRAESLIHRRRVTGRAHRFLSHSGSSGSKARPPPQPRSASLDEGSSGASVLSGQPSSSCSFDGSLKSDQSDSESKWPDVPPVLNQNEDRKRNKYLRKDYLKESLRNSDFSTTLTVFGLKPRSAFTRGSHQEFSSTEPSFTMRRKMEHLREEIEQIGLLRQNIESRLKVLLPDDVGAALMDGVVLCHLANHICPRSVSSIHVPSPAVPKLSMAKCRRNVENFLDACKKMGVPQDQLCLPHHILEERGLVKVGETVQALLDLPAMKPTQLSAA
- the lrch2 gene encoding leucine-rich repeat and calponin homology domain-containing protein 2 isoform X1, which gives rise to MASSQGGVGAVTALQTHHCSPHWSPGNSQYQQQQQQHQYQQHQQQQQQQQHHTARSLERALDDAVCSGILNLSGRKLREYPGVSYDLTDTTQADLSKNRLSEVPPEVCLFAPLESLNLYHNCIKCIPEAIINLQMLTYLDISRNLISILPKHLFNLPLKVLLVSNNKLVSIPEEIGKAKELMELDVSCNEIQVLPAQVGCLQALRELNIRKNCLQMLPEELADLPLIRLDFSCNKITEIPAAYRKLRQLQHIILDNNPMQSPPAQICLKGKVHIFKYLNIQACRLDKKPDTLDLPSLGKRCLPQPLTDSMEDFYPSKNHGPDSGIGSDNGDKRLSTTEPSDDDTVSLHSQVSETARADALSLLSKMDSCKDQDLYDFIEPNPDEDPALSECDGQQNCHVSCIKELEKVLNLSHQSKDKESWKEESGSDKEQLLEEEDDELKEVLDLRKIAVQLLQQEQQNRRRSLICRAESLIHRRRVTGRAHRFLSHSGSSGSKARPPPQPRSASLDEGSSGASVLSGQPSSSCSFDGSLKSDQSDSESKWPDVPPVLNQNEDRKRNKYLRKDYLKYKCQSARKSCSGNDDCEESLRNSDFSTTLTVFGLKPRSAFTRGSHQEFSSTEPSFTMRRKMEHLREEIEQIGLLRQNIESRLKVLLPDDVGAALMDGVVLCHLANHICPRSVSSIHVPSPAVPKLSMAKCRRNVENFLDACKKMGVPQDQLCLPHHILEERGLVKVGETVQALLDLPAMKPTQLSAA